A single Polynucleobacter acidiphobus DNA region contains:
- a CDS encoding ABC transporter ATP-binding protein, producing MTTVLDLPAEAGTHVTIRGLDKSFGGAVLYQDFNLDIPKGKIVSIFGPNGCGKSTLINMISGLMPIDAGEILFEGKSLAQTTIGYVFQNYRDALFPWMSAWDNIAYPIKRSGKSKEEVKNRVEELIALFEIKFNLNLYPYELSGGQQQTVSIMRALAMKPEILFLDEPFSALDFEMTLFIRTKLQEANLSTGVTMMIVSHDLEDAVFLADKILLLTRRPTRISEFMSFDMAKPRAPESVSDPEFIKTKSHALEVFQREMRA from the coding sequence ATGACAACCGTATTAGATCTCCCAGCCGAAGCTGGTACCCACGTCACGATTCGTGGTCTTGATAAATCCTTTGGTGGAGCGGTACTCTATCAGGACTTTAATCTTGACATCCCCAAGGGAAAGATCGTATCGATCTTTGGCCCCAATGGCTGTGGTAAATCCACCTTGATCAACATGATCTCTGGCCTGATGCCCATTGATGCCGGCGAGATTTTGTTTGAAGGGAAGTCCTTAGCGCAAACCACCATTGGTTATGTATTTCAAAACTATCGCGATGCGTTATTTCCGTGGATGAGCGCTTGGGACAATATTGCCTATCCCATTAAGCGCAGTGGGAAGAGCAAAGAAGAGGTTAAAAATCGGGTAGAAGAGCTCATTGCTCTTTTTGAGATCAAATTCAATCTGAATTTATATCCGTATGAGCTATCAGGCGGTCAGCAGCAAACGGTTTCCATCATGCGCGCTTTGGCCATGAAGCCCGAGATTTTATTTCTCGATGAGCCATTCTCAGCCCTTGATTTTGAGATGACGCTTTTTATCCGAACGAAGCTCCAAGAGGCGAACCTCTCAACCGGGGTCACCATGATGATCGTATCGCACGATCTTGAGGATGCCGTGTTTTTAGCCGATAAGATTTTGTTATTGACTCGCCGACCAACTCGAATTTCAGAATTTATGAGTTTTGATATGGCTAAACCCCGCGCCCCCGAGTCCGTGAGTGATCCCGAATTTATTAAAACAAAATCCCATGCTTTAGAGGTATTCCAACGGGAGATGCGAGCATGA
- a CDS encoding ABC transporter permease, with translation MMLKNLRFEAFLPIVGPIALLLVWELAITAKWVKPVLLPPPGETLGYLGQSIMSGAIYGDFMATLKRTMYSFLLATVAGVPLGIALGSNEKIYRSVEFLIDFFRSTPSSALIPLFLLIFGITDVNKIAIATFAAVLLIIFNSAYGVMNAKKTRVNAAITMGIPKRFIFKDVLFMESLPQTFVGLRTGVSMALVIVIVAEMFIGSTDGLGHRIIDAQQVFNVKEMYGSILITGALGYGLNLLFLLIEKRIVHWSGKA, from the coding sequence ATGATGTTGAAAAATTTGCGATTTGAAGCGTTTTTGCCGATTGTTGGTCCCATCGCGCTTTTATTGGTGTGGGAACTTGCAATTACAGCCAAATGGGTAAAGCCCGTATTGCTCCCACCCCCAGGGGAGACCTTGGGGTATTTGGGTCAATCCATTATGAGCGGCGCCATTTATGGTGACTTCATGGCAACGCTAAAAAGAACGATGTACTCCTTCCTTTTAGCTACCGTTGCTGGCGTGCCATTAGGAATCGCGCTGGGAAGTAATGAAAAGATCTATCGAAGCGTGGAGTTTTTGATTGATTTTTTTCGCTCAACACCATCATCGGCATTAATTCCGTTATTTCTGCTCATTTTTGGAATTACGGATGTGAATAAGATCGCAATTGCAACCTTTGCAGCGGTGCTATTGATTATTTTTAATAGTGCTTATGGGGTGATGAACGCTAAAAAGACTCGGGTAAATGCCGCAATCACAATGGGCATTCCAAAGCGCTTTATTTTCAAAGACGTTTTATTTATGGAAAGCTTGCCGCAAACCTTTGTGGGTTTGCGAACAGGCGTATCCATGGCCTTGGTAATTGTGATTGTGGCCGAGATGTTTATTGGCTCAACCGATGGGTTAGGCCATCGCATTATTGATGCCCAACAAGTCTTTAATGTCAAAGAGATGTATGGCTCCATCTTAATTACCGGCGCCTTAGGGTATGGCTTAAACCTGCTTTTCTTACTAATTGAGAAACGCATCGTTCACTGGAGTGGAAAAGCATGA
- the atzF gene encoding allophanate hydrolase: MTILQLLEQYRSGSLVPQKYLVELLSRLRRDQESAPDPAWICLASNQQLIEQLIRLEGKRADDLPLYGIPFAIKDNIDAAGWITTVGCPDFAYEAKTMATSVQKLLDAGAVLIGKTNLDQFATGLVGTRSPYGVVPNPFDPKFVSGGSSSGSGSVVSRGLVLFSLGTDTAGSGRIPAAFTNTVGTKPTPGYMSTEGVYPACKTIDCISIFTLTASDAAIVLDVMRATNHDRTHEAQYHPEPKLTYQFPKPIRVGIPKAADFLDNTEYPKLFANALNKLKGMGYPIVEVDITPFVKAGKLLYEGPWVAERYAVIEDFLKKNPNSMDPSVKQIIESGENYTAAQGFRATYQLKELETLCQQVWAQCDLIVVPSAPRHPTIQELSEEPILRNSELGMYTNYVNLMRLAAIAVPADFTASGMPFGITLIGQSGSDFALLDFAAQWQQLMQLPLGKLKIKPAEQYLRISKPKSSSTHLAVVGAHLKGMPLHSQLVERNARFIKSCKTAKHYQLFALANTTPPKPGLVRLKEGGDQIELELYDVPQEMIGSFLNLIPVPLGLGTIELDDGSWVKGFICEPVGIVGATNITHYGGWKNYLKETV; this comes from the coding sequence ATGACCATCTTGCAGTTATTAGAGCAATACCGTAGCGGAAGCCTGGTTCCCCAAAAATATTTAGTGGAGCTTTTGTCGCGTTTGCGGCGTGATCAGGAATCGGCGCCAGACCCGGCTTGGATTTGTCTGGCTAGTAATCAACAACTCATAGAACAGCTCATTCGTTTGGAAGGAAAGCGGGCTGATGATTTGCCGTTATATGGCATTCCATTTGCGATTAAAGACAATATTGATGCAGCCGGATGGATCACCACTGTGGGTTGTCCGGACTTTGCGTATGAGGCGAAAACGATGGCCACTTCGGTGCAAAAGTTATTGGATGCGGGTGCCGTTTTGATCGGTAAGACGAATTTGGATCAATTTGCAACCGGCTTAGTGGGAACACGATCCCCTTATGGGGTAGTACCTAATCCTTTTGATCCAAAGTTCGTGAGCGGGGGATCAAGCTCTGGTTCGGGATCGGTTGTATCCCGCGGTTTAGTGCTATTTAGTTTAGGGACTGACACTGCAGGATCCGGTCGTATTCCTGCTGCCTTTACCAATACGGTGGGTACCAAACCGACACCCGGCTATATGAGTACTGAGGGGGTTTACCCAGCCTGTAAAACCATTGATTGCATTTCTATTTTTACGCTCACGGCTTCTGATGCCGCAATCGTTTTAGACGTGATGAGGGCTACAAATCATGATCGCACCCATGAGGCGCAATACCACCCTGAGCCTAAATTGACCTATCAATTTCCAAAACCGATTCGGGTGGGCATTCCCAAGGCAGCTGATTTTTTGGATAACACCGAATACCCCAAACTCTTTGCGAATGCCTTAAATAAACTAAAAGGTATGGGGTATCCAATCGTGGAGGTGGATATCACCCCGTTTGTAAAAGCTGGAAAACTGCTTTACGAGGGTCCGTGGGTAGCTGAGCGCTACGCAGTTATTGAAGACTTTCTTAAAAAGAATCCAAATTCGATGGATCCAAGCGTAAAGCAAATCATTGAGAGTGGAGAAAACTACACTGCTGCTCAGGGATTTCGGGCAACGTATCAACTCAAAGAATTAGAAACCCTATGCCAACAAGTGTGGGCACAGTGTGATCTGATTGTTGTTCCCAGTGCTCCCCGACACCCCACGATTCAAGAACTTAGTGAAGAACCCATATTGCGTAATAGCGAATTAGGGATGTATACCAACTATGTCAATTTAATGCGCCTAGCTGCCATCGCCGTGCCGGCAGACTTTACGGCAAGTGGTATGCCATTTGGTATCACATTGATTGGGCAAAGCGGGTCTGATTTTGCACTACTTGATTTTGCTGCCCAGTGGCAGCAATTGATGCAACTTCCGCTTGGAAAACTGAAGATAAAGCCAGCCGAACAGTATTTGAGGATTTCAAAACCCAAAAGCTCAAGTACCCACCTAGCTGTTGTGGGTGCTCATTTAAAGGGCATGCCGTTGCATTCCCAGTTGGTTGAGCGCAATGCCCGTTTTATTAAATCCTGTAAAACAGCAAAGCATTATCAGCTGTTTGCGCTTGCTAATACAACACCGCCAAAGCCCGGGCTGGTTCGTTTGAAAGAGGGTGGGGATCAGATTGAGTTAGAGCTTTATGATGTGCCACAAGAAATGATTGGATCATTTCTTAATTTGATCCCAGTACCATTAGGATTGGGTACCATCGAGTTAGACGATGGGTCATGGGTTAAGGGATTTATTTGTGAGCCAGTGGGTATAGTTGGGGCAACCAATATTACTCACTATGGCGGTTGGAAAAATTACCTAAAAGAAACGGTGTAA
- a CDS encoding ABC transporter substrate-binding protein yields the protein MASFSLGRRKVLGYGAIGAAAAVLPSIASASEKILIGYWPIASGLPFYVALEKGYFKEVGLNVEGVKFANPSQVVEAMIAGRIQGSANGTASAALALGEIASPGLFQIVCSNPSNQKFVLDEFLVSIKSTAKSIRDLKGAKIACGPGIQNVTLTKIILEKNGLGDIQPIELPVGQHVAAIAAGQIDAVYTLEPTGTIGRVKGETRILETGVISKYVLGNADAPWFGGSASLVNTFIKARPADVKKYVQAYAKGVDFVRKNQEESRKSLDGFTAIDETIVKEVPLANFVMYNEFKPSDIDFFQKFFDVFTERKIFSKKVDVKSLIYKG from the coding sequence ATGGCTTCATTTTCGTTAGGACGTCGTAAGGTATTGGGATATGGTGCGATTGGGGCAGCTGCCGCTGTATTGCCATCCATTGCAAGCGCATCAGAGAAGATACTCATTGGGTATTGGCCAATTGCCAGCGGATTACCCTTTTATGTAGCGCTTGAAAAAGGCTACTTCAAAGAAGTTGGTTTAAATGTAGAAGGCGTGAAGTTTGCAAATCCTTCGCAAGTGGTCGAGGCGATGATTGCTGGACGAATTCAAGGGTCTGCTAATGGGACAGCGTCGGCTGCTCTTGCGCTGGGAGAAATCGCCTCGCCAGGACTTTTTCAAATTGTGTGCTCAAACCCATCCAATCAGAAGTTTGTGTTGGACGAGTTTTTGGTCTCCATCAAAAGTACGGCTAAGTCAATTCGTGATTTGAAGGGTGCCAAGATTGCTTGCGGTCCAGGAATTCAAAACGTAACCTTAACCAAAATTATTCTTGAAAAAAATGGCCTTGGCGATATTCAGCCGATTGAATTACCCGTGGGTCAACACGTGGCAGCAATCGCAGCTGGACAGATTGATGCGGTGTATACGCTGGAGCCAACCGGTACCATTGGTCGTGTTAAAGGTGAAACCCGTATTTTAGAGACCGGTGTTATTTCAAAATACGTATTAGGTAATGCCGATGCTCCATGGTTTGGCGGTTCGGCATCGCTCGTGAATACTTTTATTAAGGCACGTCCGGCCGATGTCAAAAAATACGTGCAGGCCTATGCAAAAGGTGTGGATTTTGTTCGCAAGAACCAGGAAGAATCTCGTAAATCCCTTGACGGATTTACCGCAATTGATGAAACCATTGTCAAAGAAGTACCGCTGGCTAATTTTGTGATGTACAACGAGTTCAAGCCAAGTGATATCGATTTCTTCCAAAAATTCTTTGATGTCTTTACCGAACGCAAGATCTTTAGCAAAAAAGTGGATGTGAAGTCACTCATTTACAAGGGCTAA